A part of Saccopteryx bilineata isolate mSacBil1 chromosome 10, mSacBil1_pri_phased_curated, whole genome shotgun sequence genomic DNA contains:
- the OXTR gene encoding oxytocin receptor, whose amino-acid sequence MEGALEANWSAEAVNGSAAPAGSEGNRTYPPQRNEALARVEVAVLCLILFLALSGNACVLLALRTTRHKHSRLFFFMKHLSIADLVVAVFQVLPQLLWDITFRFYGPDLLCRLVKYLQVVGMFASTYLLLLMSLDRCLAICQPLRTLRRRADRLAVLFTWLGCLVASAPQVHIFSMREVADGVFDCWAGFIQPWGPKAYVTWITLAVYIVPVIVLTVCYSLISFKIWQNFRLKTTAPGAATGPEGTAVGSRERAALARVSSVKLISRAKIRTVKMTFIIVLAFIVCWTPFFSVQMWSVWDVNAPKEASAFIIAMLLASLNSCCNPWIYMLFTGHLFHELVQRLLCCSSSFLRGSRPGETSVSKKSNSSTFVLSQHSSSQKSCSQLSSV is encoded by the exons ATGGAGGGCGCGCTGGAAGCCAACTGGAGCGCGGAGGCGGTCAACGGGAGCGCGGCGCCCGCAGGGTCCGAGGGCAACCGCACCTACCCGCCGCAGCGCAACGAGGCCCTGGCGCGCGTGGAGGTGGCGGTGCTGTGCCTCATCCTCTTCCTGGCGCTGAGCGGCAACGCGTGCGTGCTGCTGGCGCTGCGCACCACGCGCCACAAGCACTCGCGCCTCTTCTTCTTCATGAAACACCTGAGCATCGCCGACCTGGTGGTGGCGGTGTTCCAGGTCCTGCCACAGCTGCTGTGGGACATCACCTTCCGCTTCTACGGGCCCGACCTGCTGTGCCGCCTGGTCAAGTACCTACAGGTGGTGGGCATGTTCGCTTCCACTTACCTGTTGCTGCTTATGTCGCTCGACCGCTGCCTGGCCATCTGCCAGCCTCTGCGCACCCTGCGCCGCCGTGCAGACCGCCTGGCTGTTCTCTTCACGTGGCTGGGCTGCCTGGTGGCGAGTGCACCGCAGGTGCACATATTCTCCATGCGGGAGGTGGCCGACGGCGTTTTCGATTGCTGGGCGGGCTTCATCCAGCCCTGGGGGCCCAAGGCCTACGTCACATGGATCACGCTCGCAGTCTACATTGTGCCAGTCATTGTGCTCACCGTCTGCTACAGCCTCATCAGCTTCAAGATCTGGCAGAACTTTCGGCTCAAGACCACTGCACCGGGGGCGGCCACGGGTCCCGAGGGCACGGCGGTGGGCAGCAGGGAACGGGCGGCGCTGGCACGCGTCAGCAGCGTCAAGCTCATCTCCAGGGCCAAGATCCGCACGGTCAAGATGACCTTCATCATCGTGCTGGCCTTCATCGTGTGCTGGACGCCATTCTTCTCCGTGCAGATGTGGAGCGTCTGGGACGTCAATGCGCCCAAGGAAG CCTCGGCCTTCATCATCGCCATGCTCCTGGCCAGCCTCAACAGCTGCTGCAACCCCTGGATCTACATGCTCTTCACGGGCCACCTGTTCCATGAGCTGGTGCAGCGCCTGCTCTGCTGCTCCTCCAGCTTCCTAAGGGGCTCGCGGCCTGGGGAGACGAGCGTGAGCAAGAAGAGCAACTCGTCCACCTTTGTCCTGAGCCAGCACAGCTCCAGCCAGAAGAGTTgctcacagctgtcctccgtgtGA